The window CGAGAAGATGATCATGGATACGGCGTTGAAGCAGCTCAAGCGGCGGGTCGAGTCGCTCGATGCGACCAACTGAACCGACCGCGCACGGCAGCGTCACGGCGAGAGGAGGCGGGCATGGCGGCAACCGACCCAACGTCCGCGCGTACGGAGGCTGAGCGCCTGGTCGCCACCGCGCTGGCCGCGGTGCGCCTGGGTACGTCCGGCCGGGCCGGCGGCTTCGGCCCGCTGGGCGACCTGATCACCGGTGTGCTTGGTCACAGCGGTGCCGACCGCCCCACCGGCGGCGGCACCTCCCGGACCGGCGCCACCGGCCACCACGGCGGCCCCGGATCCACCACCGGTACGCCCGGCGGCGCCTTCGCCACCGGCTCACCCGAATGCTGCGTCTGCCCGATCTGCCGGACCATCACCGCGCTGCGCGACCCGAGCCCGGAGTTCGCCGAACGGCTCGCCACCGGTGCCGGCGACTTCGCCGCCGGCCTGGCCAGCCTGCTGCGGGCCCTGTCCACGGCCACCACCAGCCCACCGGCCCCGGGCACCCCGTCGGCCCACCCCGGCACCCCGCCACCGCCCACCGGCACCCCGGCAGGGTCACCGGACGCTGCGGCACCGGCGACCGGCACCCCGCCGGAGGCACCGGACGGACCGGCCGACCCGGCCCCCACCCACCCCGCCGCACCGGCCGCCCGACCGGGGGCGGACGACGAGGTGTGGCGCGGAGCCACCCGTACCGTGCATGATTCGTGGCCGGCACCGGAGCGGGACGTCTGGGCGGCCGCGACCCGCGCGGCAACCGAGACCCGAACCGACCGGACCACCCCGCCCGCCGACGCGGCCGGGACCACCGGCGCGTCCGCGCGGCCGGCGCCGCCCAGCTCCACCGGAGCCGGGCCCGGCGCCGAAGCCACCGGCCCGGCGCCGGTGGTACCCGCCGCCCGGATACCGGGAGAGCCGGCGCTCGCCGACGGCGACACCGGCGACGGGGGCTGAGCGGACCGGGCTGCAGCGACGCAGCGGGACGCGATCGGCCGGTGTGACGCCGGCAGGGCAGGGCACAGACCGGTGTGGTGCCGGCAGAACAGAGCACAGAGGGGAGCGGCGGCGGTGACGCTGACCATCGGAGTCGACGTCGGTGGTACCAAGGTGGCCGCGGGCGTGGTCGACGCCGACGGCAATGTCCTGGTACGGACCCGGCGGGACACCCCCGCCGATGACGTCGCCAAGACCCGCGACGTCATCGTCGAGGTCGTCGCGGAACTGGCCACCGGTCGGGACATCGAGGCGGTGGGGATCGGCGCGGCCGGCTGGATCGACGCCAGCCGCTCGATCGTGCTCTTCGCGCCCAACATCGCCTGGCGTGACGAGCCCATCCGCGACTACGTCAGCGCGGCCGTCAACCTGCCGGTGATCGTGGAGAACGACGGGAACGTCGCCGCCTGGGCCGAGTTCCGGCACGGCGCCGCCCGGCACGCGACCGACTCGATGGTGATGCTGACCATCGGCACCGGCGTCGGCGGCGGCATCGTCCTCGGCGGCGAACTGGTACGCGGCGCGCACGGCATCGCCGCCGAACTGGGGCACACCCTGTCCGTACCGAACGGGCACCTCTGCGGCTGCGGCCGGCTCGGCTGCATCGAGCAGTACGCCAGCGGCCGGGCCCTGGTCCGGTTCGCCCGCGCCGGTGCACGTCAGGCCCCGGCCCGCGCCACCCGGCTGCTCGAGATGGCCGCCGGCGAGGTCGAGTCGATCACCGGACCGATGGTGACCAGCGCCGCCCAGGAGGGCGACCCGATCTCCTGCGAGGCGTTCGCCCAGATCGGCCACTGGCTCGGGCTGGGACTCGCCGACATGGTGCAGATCCTCGACCCCGAGGTGCTGGTTGTCGGCGGAGGCGTGGTCGAGGCCGGCGACCTGCTGCTCGGCCCCACCCAACAGGCGTTCACGGAAACGCTGGCGCAGCGCTCCCGACTGGCGGTGGCGGAGATCCGTCCGGCCGAGCTGGGCAACACCGCCGGCATGGTCGGGGCGGCCGACCTGGCCCGGCGCCGGTAGCCGACCCGACTCCCGGACCAGGACGAGCGAAGGGGTACCCGTGACGCAGGCAGAACCGTCCGGCGGAGGCGTCGCGGGCGTACGCCTGCGGGTGCTGTCGTACAACGTGCACGGCCAGCGCGACGACGTGGCGGCGCTGGCCGCGACCGTCCGGGAGGCCGAGCCGGACGTCGTGATCGTCCAGGAGGGACCCCGCCGGTTCCGCTGGCGCCACAAGACCGGTGTCCTGGCCGACGCGCTCGGCCTGGTGGTCGGCGGCGGCGGGCTCCCGTCCCTGGGCAACATCGTCCTGACCAGCCTGCGGGTACGGGTACGCCGGACCTGGCACCGCCAGTTCCCGCTCACCCCGGGCCGGCACATGCGCGGCGCCATCTTCGCCGAATGCGCGGTCGGCTCCGACACCATCGCCCCGTTCGTGGTCGCCGGGTCGCACCTGGGCACCGACCCGACCGAACGTCCCGGACAGGCCGCGCTGCTCAAACGGGAACTGTCCGAACTGCACCTGCCGGTGGTGCTCGGCGCCGACCTCAACGAGAACTCCGGCGGCGCCGCCTGGCGGACCATCGCCGACGGGCTGACCGACGCCGCGGTCGCCGCCGGCCGGGCGGACGCGCGTACGTTCCCGTGCGCCGACCCGCGCGACCGGATCGACGCGCTCTTCGTCGACCCACGGATCGTGGTCACCGGTTATGACGTGGTGGACACCCCGCAGACCCGCCGCGCCAGCGACCACTTCCCGGTCCTGGCCGACCTCCTGCTCCCGGCCCACGAACCGGCCACCAC of the Micromonospora sp. NBC_01796 genome contains:
- a CDS encoding endonuclease/exonuclease/phosphatase family protein, producing the protein MTQAEPSGGGVAGVRLRVLSYNVHGQRDDVAALAATVREAEPDVVIVQEGPRRFRWRHKTGVLADALGLVVGGGGLPSLGNIVLTSLRVRVRRTWHRQFPLTPGRHMRGAIFAECAVGSDTIAPFVVAGSHLGTDPTERPGQAALLKRELSELHLPVVLGADLNENSGGAAWRTIADGLTDAAVAAGRADARTFPCADPRDRIDALFVDPRIVVTGYDVVDTPQTRRASDHFPVLADLLLPAHEPATTGANRPATTA
- a CDS encoding ROK family glucokinase; translated protein: MTLTIGVDVGGTKVAAGVVDADGNVLVRTRRDTPADDVAKTRDVIVEVVAELATGRDIEAVGIGAAGWIDASRSIVLFAPNIAWRDEPIRDYVSAAVNLPVIVENDGNVAAWAEFRHGAARHATDSMVMLTIGTGVGGGIVLGGELVRGAHGIAAELGHTLSVPNGHLCGCGRLGCIEQYASGRALVRFARAGARQAPARATRLLEMAAGEVESITGPMVTSAAQEGDPISCEAFAQIGHWLGLGLADMVQILDPEVLVVGGGVVEAGDLLLGPTQQAFTETLAQRSRLAVAEIRPAELGNTAGMVGAADLARRR